In Enterobacter sp. 638, a single window of DNA contains:
- a CDS encoding LysR family transcriptional regulator, whose amino-acid sequence MDLTQLEMFNAVAHTGSITQAAQKVHRVPSNLTTRIRQLEADLGVELFIRENQRLRLSPAGHNFLRYSKQILALVDEARMVISGDEPQGLFALGALESTAAVRIPESLAQFNQRYPRIQFALSTGPSGTMIDGVLEGTLSAAFVDGPLSHPELDGMPVYQEEMMLVAAAGHTKVTRATHVSGCDVYAFRANCSYRRHLESWFHADRAMPGRIHEMESYHGMLACVIAGAGIALMPRSMLESMPGHHQVEAWPLAENWRWLTTWLVWRRGAMTRPLEAFIALLNERQPPAPSP is encoded by the coding sequence ATGGATTTAACTCAGCTTGAGATGTTTAACGCCGTGGCCCACACCGGGAGCATCACCCAGGCCGCGCAAAAGGTGCATCGCGTACCGTCGAATCTAACAACGCGCATTCGCCAGCTCGAGGCCGACCTGGGCGTTGAGCTGTTTATCCGCGAGAATCAACGCCTGCGCCTTTCTCCGGCCGGACACAATTTTTTGCGCTACAGCAAACAGATTCTGGCGCTGGTGGATGAAGCGCGGATGGTCATTTCCGGTGATGAGCCGCAGGGGCTGTTTGCGCTGGGCGCGCTGGAGAGCACCGCAGCTGTGCGCATTCCCGAATCGCTGGCGCAGTTTAATCAGCGCTATCCGCGTATTCAGTTTGCTCTTTCCACCGGCCCGTCCGGCACGATGATCGATGGCGTGCTGGAAGGCACATTGAGTGCTGCGTTTGTTGATGGCCCGCTGTCACACCCGGAACTTGACGGGATGCCGGTGTACCAGGAAGAGATGATGCTGGTGGCGGCCGCCGGACACACAAAGGTGACGCGCGCCACACATGTGAGCGGCTGTGATGTGTACGCTTTTCGCGCCAACTGCTCGTATCGGCGTCATCTGGAAAGCTGGTTTCATGCCGACCGTGCGATGCCGGGCCGTATTCACGAGATGGAGTCTTATCACGGGATGCTCGCCTGCGTGATTGCTGGCGCGGGTATTGCGCTGATGCCCCGCTCAATGCTCGAAAGCATGCCGGGGCATCATCAGGTTGAAGCCTGGCCGCTGGCGGAAAACTGGCGCTGGCTGACGACCTGGCTGGTGTGGCGACGCGGGGCAATGACGCGCCCGCTTGAGGCGTTTATAGCACTGCTAAACGAACGTCAGCCACCAGCGCCTTCTCCATAA
- the marR gene encoding multiple antibiotic resistance transcriptional regulator MarR — MKSTSDLFNEIIPLGRLIHMVNQKKDRLLNDYLSPMDITATQFKVLCSIRCEVCITPVELKKVLSVDLGALTRMLDRLVCKGWIERRPNPNDKRGVLVQLTCEGAAVCEKCHELVGQTLHQELTKNLTADEVLTLEHLLKRILP; from the coding sequence GTGAAAAGCACCAGTGATCTCTTCAACGAAATTATTCCACTGGGCCGTCTTATTCATATGGTTAACCAGAAAAAAGATCGCCTGCTCAACGATTATCTGTCTCCGATGGATATCACCGCGACACAGTTCAAAGTGTTGTGCTCCATTCGCTGCGAGGTGTGTATCACACCTGTTGAGCTGAAAAAGGTGCTCTCGGTGGATCTGGGCGCGCTCACGCGCATGCTCGATCGCCTCGTCTGCAAAGGATGGATTGAAAGACGACCGAACCCAAATGACAAGCGCGGCGTGCTGGTGCAACTCACCTGCGAAGGCGCGGCCGTGTGCGAAAAATGTCATGAGCTAGTAGGACAAACACTGCATCAGGAACTAACAAAAAACTTAACGGCGGA
- a CDS encoding PhzF family phenazine biosynthesis protein, with protein sequence MQEIEFYLVDAFSDKSFGGNAAAVCPLEEWLPDETLLKMAQQHNQSETAFFVRTDEGFALRWFTTQYEINLCGHATLAASHVIFEYLDYPQTEIVFSTRFVGDLTVKRNGDWLTLDFPAWESETVKNPPALLFSALGISSAKEVRAGRDYMVVLDNQQQVESLAPDIAAMVPLEKMVCVTAPGDEYDFVSRFFCPGEGVPEDPVTGSTHSMLIPYWSEKLGKTQMTARQMSARGGDLRCELHGDRVLIGGQATLYLKGKIFLRQS encoded by the coding sequence ATGCAGGAAATTGAATTTTATCTGGTTGACGCATTCAGCGATAAATCCTTTGGCGGTAATGCGGCAGCGGTCTGTCCGCTTGAAGAATGGCTTCCTGACGAGACGCTGCTGAAGATGGCGCAGCAGCACAACCAGTCAGAAACGGCGTTTTTTGTTCGCACCGACGAGGGCTTTGCGCTGCGCTGGTTCACCACGCAGTATGAAATTAACCTGTGCGGACATGCCACGCTCGCGGCGTCGCATGTGATTTTTGAATATCTCGATTATCCGCAGACCGAAATCGTCTTTTCAACGCGTTTTGTCGGCGATCTGACCGTCAAGCGAAACGGCGACTGGCTGACGCTGGATTTCCCTGCGTGGGAAAGTGAGACGGTGAAAAATCCGCCCGCACTGCTATTCAGCGCGCTCGGTATTTCCAGCGCAAAAGAGGTCCGCGCGGGTCGCGATTACATGGTGGTGCTGGATAACCAGCAGCAGGTGGAGTCGTTGGCGCCCGATATCGCGGCGATGGTCCCGCTGGAGAAAATGGTCTGCGTGACAGCGCCGGGCGATGAGTATGATTTTGTCAGCCGCTTTTTCTGTCCGGGAGAAGGGGTGCCGGAAGATCCGGTCACCGGGTCAACGCACAGCATGCTGATCCCTTACTGGAGTGAAAAGCTGGGCAAAACGCAGATGACTGCTCGCCAAATGTCTGCCCGTGGTGGCGATTTGCGCTGTGAATTGCACGGCGATCGGGTGCTGATTGGCGGTCAGGCTACGCTGTATCTGAAAGGGAAAATCTTCCTGCGTCAGTCGTGA
- a CDS encoding L-lactate dehydrogenase: MNTKARKVMIIGAGNVGASAAYALLNQNICEELILVDLNRDRAEGHAQDLADAAAYMPGMMSISTRDARDCADVDIAVITVSGGALKPGQTRLDELANTARIVKNLVPQMMENGFNGIFLIATNPCDIITWQVWKLSGLPRSQVIGTGVWLDTTRLRRTLAQALDIGAQSIDAFILGEHGDTQFPVWSHSSVYGSPIGEVYQRHTGKTLDRQQLAENVRRQGFKIYNRKGCTEYGIAGTIAEICRNIFTGSHRALAISCVLEGEYGVEGLAIGVPAVLAQSGVQQIIELQLAEDEQVKFRHSAEVIKANIARLP; the protein is encoded by the coding sequence ATGAATACCAAAGCCCGAAAAGTGATGATTATTGGCGCAGGCAACGTGGGCGCGTCTGCCGCCTATGCCCTGCTCAATCAGAATATCTGTGAAGAGCTTATTCTAGTCGACCTCAACCGGGATCGTGCCGAAGGCCACGCGCAGGACCTGGCAGATGCCGCCGCGTATATGCCGGGCATGATGAGCATTTCGACGCGCGACGCACGCGACTGCGCGGATGTAGATATCGCGGTGATCACCGTGTCGGGCGGCGCGCTGAAACCCGGTCAAACGCGTCTGGATGAGCTGGCTAATACCGCGCGGATTGTGAAAAATCTGGTTCCGCAGATGATGGAAAACGGCTTTAACGGCATCTTTCTGATTGCCACCAATCCCTGCGATATCATCACCTGGCAGGTGTGGAAACTGTCGGGATTGCCGCGCAGCCAGGTGATCGGCACAGGCGTTTGGCTCGATACAACGCGTTTGCGTCGCACGCTGGCGCAGGCGCTGGATATTGGCGCGCAAAGCATCGACGCTTTTATCCTCGGCGAGCACGGCGACACGCAATTCCCGGTTTGGTCGCATTCCTCGGTTTACGGCTCACCGATCGGCGAAGTCTATCAGCGCCACACCGGCAAGACGCTCGACCGTCAGCAGCTTGCCGAAAATGTTCGTCGTCAGGGCTTCAAAATCTACAACCGCAAGGGCTGCACGGAATACGGCATTGCCGGCACGATTGCTGAGATTTGCCGTAATATTTTCACCGGCAGTCACCGCGCGCTGGCGATCTCCTGCGTGCTGGAGGGAGAATATGGTGTGGAGGGACTGGCGATTGGGGTGCCCGCCGTACTGGCGCAAAGCGGCGTTCAGCAAATTATAGAATTGCAGTTGGCGGAAGATGAACAGGTCAAATTCCGCCACTCTGCCGAGGTGATCAAGGCCAATATCGCCCGTTTACCTTAA
- a CDS encoding GNAT family N-acetyltransferase, with translation MYSITSESAAHPDIVSLIAALDAYQSELYPAESNHLLDLTQLSTDSLIMMVIRDRQLNAVGCGAIVLNGDGTGEMKRVYIDPTHRGQQLGEKLLAALEDEALSRGCHTLRLETGIKQHAAVRLYENHGYGLREAFAPYVADPLSLFMEKALVADVRLAVL, from the coding sequence ATGTATTCCATTACCTCTGAATCAGCCGCCCATCCGGATATTGTCTCGCTCATCGCCGCCCTTGATGCGTATCAGAGCGAGCTTTATCCCGCTGAAAGCAATCATCTGCTCGATCTGACCCAACTCTCGACGGACAGCCTAATCATGATGGTGATCCGCGATCGCCAGCTTAATGCGGTGGGCTGCGGGGCGATTGTCTTAAACGGCGATGGTACCGGCGAGATGAAACGGGTTTATATCGATCCTACCCATCGCGGGCAGCAGTTGGGTGAAAAACTGCTGGCTGCGCTGGAAGACGAGGCGTTGTCGCGGGGATGTCACACGCTGCGCCTCGAAACGGGCATTAAGCAGCACGCCGCTGTGCGGCTTTATGAAAATCACGGGTACGGTTTGCGTGAGGCGTTTGCCCCGTACGTCGCCGACCCGCTCAGCCTGTTTATGGAGAAGGCGCTGGTGGCTGACGTTCGTTTAGCAGTGCTATAA
- a CDS encoding sugar transporter: MTTNTVSRKVAWLRVVTLAIAAFIFNTTEFVPVGLLSDIAQSFQMETAQVGIMLTIYAWVVALMSLPFMLLTSQMERRKLLIGLFVLFIASHVLSFLAWNFNVLVISRIGIAFAHAIFWSITASLAIRLAPAGKRAQALSLLATGTALAMVLGLPIGRIVGQYFGWRTTFFAIGLGALITLLCLIKLLPKLPSEHSGSLKSLPLLFRRPALMSIYLLTVVVVTAHYTAYSYIEPFVQVVAGFSANFATVLLLILGGAGIIGSVLFGKLGNKHASLLVSSAIGLLLACLLLLMPAAQSETHLAILSIFWGVAIMIIGLGMQVKVLALAPDATDVAMSLFSGIFNIGIGAGALVGNQISLHLSMSAIGYLGAIPALAALIWSILIFRKWPVALEEQPHHG; the protein is encoded by the coding sequence ATGACAACAAACACGGTTTCCCGCAAGGTCGCGTGGCTACGTGTGGTCACGCTGGCCATTGCCGCTTTTATTTTTAATACCACTGAATTTGTCCCGGTTGGCCTGCTGTCTGATATTGCCCAAAGCTTCCAGATGGAAACGGCGCAGGTCGGCATTATGCTGACGATTTACGCTTGGGTCGTGGCACTGATGTCATTGCCTTTTATGCTGCTGACCAGCCAGATGGAGCGCCGCAAACTGCTGATCGGGCTATTTGTGCTGTTTATCGCCAGCCATGTGCTCTCTTTCCTGGCGTGGAATTTTAACGTGCTGGTGATAAGCCGCATTGGTATTGCCTTTGCGCACGCGATTTTTTGGTCGATTACTGCCTCGCTCGCCATCCGTCTGGCACCGGCCGGTAAACGCGCACAGGCGCTCAGTCTGCTGGCGACCGGTACGGCGCTGGCGATGGTATTGGGTCTGCCGATTGGCCGCATCGTCGGGCAATACTTTGGCTGGCGCACCACCTTCTTCGCGATTGGCCTGGGCGCGCTGATTACGCTGCTGTGTTTGATTAAACTGCTGCCAAAGCTGCCGAGCGAACATTCTGGCTCGCTGAAAAGTCTGCCGCTGCTGTTCCGTCGCCCGGCGCTGATGAGCATTTATCTGCTGACCGTCGTGGTCGTGACCGCGCATTACACGGCTTACAGTTACATCGAGCCCTTTGTGCAGGTGGTGGCGGGCTTTAGCGCTAACTTCGCCACGGTATTGCTGCTGATTCTGGGCGGCGCGGGGATTATCGGCAGCGTGCTGTTCGGGAAACTCGGGAATAAACACGCCTCACTGCTGGTCAGCAGCGCCATTGGCCTGCTCCTGGCGTGTCTGTTGCTGTTGATGCCCGCAGCGCAGAGCGAAACTCATCTGGCCATACTGAGCATTTTCTGGGGCGTGGCGATCATGATTATCGGCCTGGGCATGCAGGTTAAAGTGCTGGCGCTGGCGCCTGATGCCACGGACGTGGCGATGTCGCTCTTTTCAGGGATTTTCAATATCGGCATCGGCGCAGGCGCGCTGGTGGGGAATCAAATCAGCCTTCATCTGTCGATGTCGGCGATTGGTTATCTGGGGGCAATTCCCGCGCTGGCGGCATTGATCTGGTCGATTCTGATTTTCCGCAAATGGCCGGTGGCTCTCGAAGAGCAGCCGCATCACGGATAA
- a CDS encoding MarC family NAAT transporter has product MVELIQAIGLGLVVLLPLANPLTTVALFLGLAGNMNSAERNHQALMASVYVFIIMMVAYYAGQLVMNTFGISIPGLRIAGGLIVAFIGFRMLFPAHKAHESPEAKSKSEELEDEPSANIAFVPLAMPSTAGPGTIAMIISSASTVRNGSTFSEWVVMVAPPLIFALIGIILWGSLRSSGAIMRWVGKGGIEAISRLMGFLLVCMGVQFIINGVLEIIKNYH; this is encoded by the coding sequence ATGGTGGAATTAATTCAGGCAATAGGTCTTGGGCTGGTGGTGTTGCTGCCGCTGGCGAACCCGTTAACGACTGTAGCGCTGTTTTTAGGTCTGGCGGGTAACATGAACAGTGCCGAACGTAATCATCAGGCGCTGATGGCCTCGGTGTACGTTTTTATCATCATGATGGTGGCCTATTACGCCGGACAACTGGTGATGAACACGTTTGGTATTTCGATTCCGGGGCTGCGAATTGCCGGGGGGCTCATCGTCGCGTTTATCGGTTTTCGGATGCTGTTCCCGGCGCATAAAGCGCATGAATCGCCCGAAGCCAAAAGCAAGTCGGAAGAGCTGGAAGACGAACCATCGGCAAATATTGCGTTCGTCCCTTTAGCGATGCCGAGCACGGCAGGTCCAGGGACAATTGCGATGATCATCAGCTCCGCGTCGACGGTGCGCAACGGATCAACGTTCTCCGAGTGGGTTGTGATGGTCGCGCCGCCGCTGATTTTCGCGCTGATTGGCATCATTCTGTGGGGCAGCTTGCGCAGCTCAGGGGCAATCATGCGCTGGGTCGGGAAAGGGGGTATCGAAGCGATTTCGCGTTTGATGGGCTTCTTGCTGGTCTGCATGGGCGTGCAGTTTATTATTAACGGCGTGCTGGAAATTATTAAAAACTACCATTAA
- the sad gene encoding succinate-semialdehyde dehydrogenase — translation MTHSSATHALSVNPANGETLAAYPWATQNDVDNAVAFADAGFRQWRHESVAHRAQKLRDLGVAIRARAEEMAQMMTREMGKPIVQARAEVTKTAALCDWYAQHGPAMLEAEPTLVENQKAVIAYRPLGAILAVMPWNFPLWQVLRGAVPILLAGNSYLLKHAPNVLGSADLIGQIFTDAGFPKGVFGWVNATNDGVSQAINDKRIAAVTVTGSVRAGAAIGAQAAAALKKCVLELGGSDPFIVLNDADLDLAVKAAVAGRYQNTGQVCAAAKRFIIEEGIAAQFTERFVAAAAALKMGAPNVEEHYLGPMARADLRDELHQQVQATLAEGATLLLGGEKIAGKGNYYATTVLGNVTPEMTAFRQELFGPVATITVAKDAEHALALANDSDFGLSATVFTADEQRAESFARDLECGGVFINGFSASDPRVAFGGVKKSGFGRELSRFGLHEFCNIQTVWKDRV, via the coding sequence ATGACTCATTCCTCTGCCACTCACGCGTTGTCTGTTAACCCGGCGAATGGCGAAACGCTCGCGGCGTACCCGTGGGCGACACAAAACGACGTTGATAATGCTGTCGCATTCGCTGACGCAGGCTTTCGTCAGTGGCGGCATGAAAGCGTCGCGCACCGCGCGCAAAAGCTGCGCGACCTGGGCGTGGCGATACGGGCTCGCGCAGAAGAGATGGCGCAAATGATGACCCGCGAAATGGGCAAACCGATTGTGCAGGCGCGGGCCGAAGTGACCAAAACCGCCGCGCTTTGCGACTGGTATGCCCAGCACGGTCCGGCGATGCTGGAGGCTGAACCTACGCTTGTCGAAAATCAAAAAGCGGTTATCGCGTATCGACCGCTTGGCGCGATTCTGGCGGTGATGCCGTGGAATTTCCCGCTGTGGCAAGTGTTGCGCGGCGCGGTGCCCATTCTGCTGGCAGGCAACAGCTATCTGCTTAAGCATGCGCCCAATGTGCTCGGATCGGCCGATCTGATCGGTCAGATTTTCACTGACGCCGGTTTCCCAAAAGGCGTGTTCGGTTGGGTTAATGCCACCAATGACGGCGTCAGTCAGGCGATTAATGACAAACGTATTGCCGCCGTTACCGTGACCGGCAGTGTGCGTGCTGGGGCGGCGATTGGTGCGCAGGCTGCGGCGGCGTTGAAAAAATGCGTGCTGGAGTTAGGCGGTTCCGATCCGTTTATCGTGCTCAATGATGCCGATTTGGATCTGGCGGTGAAAGCCGCTGTGGCTGGGCGCTACCAGAATACCGGACAGGTTTGCGCCGCGGCCAAACGGTTTATCATTGAAGAAGGCATTGCCGCGCAGTTTACGGAACGTTTCGTTGCGGCGGCAGCGGCGCTGAAAATGGGCGCGCCGAACGTGGAAGAGCACTATTTAGGGCCGATGGCCCGCGCCGATCTGCGTGATGAATTGCACCAGCAAGTTCAGGCCACGCTTGCTGAAGGGGCAACGCTGTTGCTGGGTGGCGAGAAGATCGCGGGTAAAGGCAACTACTATGCCACGACGGTGCTGGGTAACGTCACGCCGGAAATGACCGCCTTTCGCCAGGAGCTGTTTGGCCCGGTGGCGACGATCACTGTCGCAAAAGATGCTGAACATGCGCTCGCACTGGCAAATGACAGTGACTTTGGCCTGTCGGCGACGGTCTTTACTGCTGATGAACAACGCGCCGAGTCATTTGCCCGTGACCTGGAGTGCGGCGGCGTGTTTATTAATGGCTTTAGCGCCAGCGATCCGCGCGTCGCGTTTGGCGGTGTGAAGAAAAGCGGTTTTGGGCGCGAGCTGTCGCGTTTTGGCCTGCATGAGTTTTGTAATATTCAGACGGTGTGGAAAGACCGCGTGTAA